One stretch of Pseudomonas fluorescens Q2-87 DNA includes these proteins:
- a CDS encoding enoyl-CoA hydratase/isomerase family protein, with product MNLHFEELTGIDGARIGIATLDAEKSLNALSLPMINALRDRLDAWAKDPQIVCVLLRGNGPKAFCAGGEVRSLVEACRATPGEVPPLAAQFFAAEYRLDFNLHTYPKPLLCWGHGYVLGGGMGLLQGASTRIVTPSSRLAMPEISIGLYPDVGASWFLSRLPGKLGLFLGLTGAHMNARDAIDLDLADRFLLDEQQDDLIEGLLQLNWQEQTAMQLNSLLRALQQEAVGQMPEAQWLPRRQKIDEWLDVSDVRCAWKALSLLVDHPDPLIARAAKTMTDGAPLTAHLVWEQIARARHLSLAGVFRMEYTLSLNCCRHPEFSEGVRARLIDKDHKPHWHWPDINHVPEAAVEAHFHKAWEGRHPLADLSNE from the coding sequence ATGAATCTGCACTTCGAAGAACTCACCGGTATCGACGGTGCCCGTATCGGCATCGCCACCCTGGATGCTGAAAAATCCCTGAATGCCCTTTCCCTGCCGATGATCAATGCCCTGCGTGATCGTCTCGATGCCTGGGCCAAGGATCCGCAAATCGTTTGTGTGTTATTGCGTGGCAATGGCCCCAAGGCCTTCTGTGCCGGCGGTGAAGTCCGCAGCCTGGTGGAGGCCTGTCGCGCCACGCCCGGCGAAGTACCGCCATTGGCCGCGCAGTTTTTCGCGGCGGAATACCGCTTGGACTTCAACCTTCACACCTACCCCAAGCCCCTGCTCTGCTGGGGCCACGGCTATGTGTTGGGCGGTGGCATGGGCTTGCTGCAAGGCGCGAGCACGCGGATCGTCACGCCGAGCAGTCGCCTGGCAATGCCGGAGATCAGCATCGGCTTGTATCCGGATGTCGGCGCCAGTTGGTTTTTGTCGCGCCTGCCGGGCAAGCTCGGCCTGTTCCTCGGCCTGACCGGCGCCCACATGAACGCCCGCGATGCCATCGACCTGGACCTGGCCGATCGCTTCCTGCTGGATGAACAACAGGACGACCTGATCGAAGGTTTGCTGCAACTCAATTGGCAAGAGCAGACCGCCATGCAGCTCAACAGCCTCCTCAGGGCCTTGCAGCAGGAAGCCGTCGGCCAAATGCCGGAAGCCCAATGGTTGCCGCGTCGACAAAAAATCGATGAATGGCTGGACGTCAGCGATGTGCGCTGCGCCTGGAAAGCCCTCAGCCTGCTGGTGGACCATCCTGATCCATTGATCGCCCGGGCCGCCAAGACCATGACCGACGGCGCCCCTTTGACTGCTCACCTGGTCTGGGAGCAGATCGCTCGTGCCCGGCATCTGTCACTGGCCGGCGTGTTCCGGATGGAGTACACCTTGAGCCTCAATTGCTGTCGCCATCCGGAATTCAGCGAAGGCGTGCGGGCGCGGCTGATCGACAAGGATCACAAGCCCCATTGGCACTGGCCGGACATCAATCATGTGCCCGAGGCGGCGGTCGAGGCGCATTTTCACAAGGCGTGGGAAGGTCGGCATCCGCTGGCGGATTTGTCTAACGAATGA
- the ung gene encoding uracil-DNA glycosylase, with amino-acid sequence MTADDRIKLEPSWKQALRAEFDQPYMTELREFLRSEHAAGKEIYPPAPLIFNALNSTPLDKVKVVILGQDPYHGPGQAHGLCFSVQPGVPAPPSLVNIYKELKRDLNIDIPNHGYLQSWADQGVLLLNTTMTVERANANAHAGKGWQHFTDRVIEVVSEHQPHLVFLLWGAHAQSKQKLIDATKHLVLTSVHPSPLSAYRGFLGCGHFSRTNKFLEQNGEAPIDWRLPPVE; translated from the coding sequence ATGACTGCTGACGACCGTATCAAACTCGAACCGAGCTGGAAGCAGGCGCTGCGTGCCGAGTTCGACCAGCCCTACATGACAGAGTTGCGCGAATTCCTGCGAAGCGAGCACGCCGCCGGCAAGGAAATCTATCCACCGGCGCCGTTGATTTTCAATGCCCTCAACTCCACGCCGCTGGACAAGGTCAAGGTGGTGATTCTCGGGCAGGACCCGTACCACGGCCCGGGCCAGGCCCATGGTTTGTGCTTCTCGGTGCAGCCGGGCGTACCGGCACCACCGTCGCTGGTCAATATCTATAAGGAATTGAAGCGCGACCTGAACATCGACATTCCCAACCACGGTTATTTGCAAAGCTGGGCTGACCAGGGCGTGTTGCTGCTCAACACCACCATGACGGTGGAACGCGCCAATGCCAACGCCCATGCGGGCAAAGGCTGGCAGCATTTCACCGACCGGGTGATCGAAGTGGTCAGCGAACATCAGCCGCACCTGGTTTTCCTGCTGTGGGGCGCCCATGCGCAAAGCAAACAGAAACTGATCGACGCCACCAAGCATCTGGTGCTCACCTCGGTTCACCCGTCGCCACTCTCGGCCTATCGAGGTTTCCTGGGATGCGGGCATTTCAGCCGGACCAACAAATTTCTCGAGCAGAATGGCGAGGCGCCGATCGACTGGCGATTGCCGCCGGTTGAGTGA